One Ranitomeya variabilis isolate aRanVar5 chromosome 5, aRanVar5.hap1, whole genome shotgun sequence DNA window includes the following coding sequences:
- the LOC143774762 gene encoding olfactory receptor 5G3-like, protein MCDVNQTEVTEFLLLGFTGLYKYKFLLFIPFFFCYLIILAGNLLIIVLVSTNHNLKIPMFYFLKHLAAADILSTTTIMPMMLNIILMDMKEVLVWSCIFQLHIVFIFCYSPVNLLTIMSYDRYLAICSPMRYNSIMQPHVCFKMVLGSWFWIFVISFEMIFVWQLEFCGNNVLDHFFCDFRVILELTTSDTSILTLVDFVISIIGGVIPLGLILISYLTIFFIIMTLSSTSGLLKAFSTCGSHLITVCIYYGTLFIIYMPTSNDRSSSTNKFLSLLYIMVSPMMNPIIYSLRNQEIRRALQQMFRKC, encoded by the coding sequence ATGTGTGACGTCAACCAGACTGAAGTCACAGAGTTCCTGCTCCTTGGATTTACAGGTCTATATAAATACAAATTTCTGCTCTTCATCCCTTTCTTCTTCTGTTACCTGATAATACTGGCTGGAAACCTCCTCATTATAGTGTTGGTGTCCACCAATCACAACCTCAAAATCCCAATGTTCTACTTTCTCAAGCATCTAGCTGCAGCCGATATCCTTTCCACTACGACCATTATGCCCATGAtgttaaatataattctaatggacaTGAAGGAGGTGCTAGTGTGGAGCTGCATCTTCCAGCTACATATCGTCTTCATATTTTGTTATAGCCCAGTTAATCTGCTCACTATAATGTCTTATGATCGGTACTTGGCCATTTGCAGCCCGATGCGCTACAATTCTATAATGCAACCTCATGTTTGCTTCAAGATGGTTCTTGGCTCCTGGTTTTGGATCTTTGTAATTTCCTTTGAGAtgatttttgtttggcagctggagTTTTGTGGTAACAACGTACTTGACCACTTCTTCTGTGACTTCAGGGTAATTCTTGAATTGACTACTTCCGACACTAGCATCTTGACTTTGGTTGACTTTGTAATATCCATCATTGGTGGTGTCATTCCTCTTGGTTTAATTCTTATCAGCTATTTGACTATTTTCTTCATCATAATGACCCTTTCATCCACCAGTGGCTTGTTAAAAGCCTTCTCCACATGTGGCTCCCATCTCATCACTGTATGTATCTACTATGGAACTCTCTTCATTATTTACATGCCAACATCCAATGACAGATCATCGAGCACAAACAAGTTTTTATCTCTGCTGTACATTATGGTGTCTCCAATGATGAATCCCATCATTTACAGTCTGAGGAATCAGGAGATCAGGAGAGCTCTTCAACAAATGTTTAGAAAATGTTAA